Below is a genomic region from Burkholderia pyrrocinia.
GACCACCGCGTTCCCTTCCTCCGGCCCGCACGACGGCGCCGCGCCGCCGGCCCTCTCGCGCCGGCCTGATCCGGCCTGACCTGGCCGGGCGGCCGCGTTCGGTTGCGCCGCGTCGATGCGGCGGCGCCACTCGCATCGAGACCCGTCGATGTAAACGTTGCGACTTCAAAATCTTCGCGCGGGCGTTCTCCTCTACCATCGGCCGATCGCTTTACCTCAGAAAAAGGAGACGGCCCCATGCCCCGCGAACTGAACCAGCCGATGGGCGGCAACGAGATGCCGCGCTTTGGCGGCATCGCCACGATGATGCGGCTGCCGCAAGCCGCGACGACCGACGGCCTCGACGTGTGCTTCGTCGGCGTGCCGCTCGACCTCGGCACGTCGAACCGCTCGGGTTCGCGTTTCGGCCCGCGCCAGATCCGCACCGAATCCGTGCTGCTGCGCCCGTACAACATGGCCACGCGCGCCGCGCCGTTCGACTCGCTGCAGGTCGCCGATATCGGCGACGTCGCGACCAATCCGTACGACCTGAAGGACTCGGTGCGCCGCATCGAGGAAGCGTATGACGAGATCGTCGCGAACGGCTGCCGGCCGATCACGCTCGGCGGCGACCACACGATCGCGTGGCCGATCCTGCGCGCGCTGCACCGGAAGTACGGCAAGGTCGCCGTCGTGCACGTCGATGCGCATGCGGACGTGAACGACACGATGTTCGGCGAGAAAATCGCGCACGGCACGCCGTTCCGCCGCGCGGTGGAAGACGGCCTGCTGCAATGCGACAAGGTCACGCAGATCGGCCTGCGCGGCACCGGCTACCACGCGGACGATTTCGACTGGTGCCGCGAGCAGGGCTTCACCGTCGTGCAGGCGGAGGAATGCTGGAACAAGTCGCTCGCGCCGCTGATGGCGCAGGTGCGCGAACGCGTCGGCGACACGCCCGTGTATCTCAGCTTCGACATCGACGGCCTCGACCCGTCGTTCGCGCCCGGCACCGGCACGCCGGAAATCGGCGGCCTCACCGTGCAGCAGGGCCTCGAAATCGTACGCGGAATGAAAGGCCTGAACATCGTCGGAGCGGATCTCGTCGAAGTCGCGCCGCCGTACGACCCGACCGGCACCACCGCGCTCACCGGCGCGAACCTCGCGTTCGAGATGCTCTGCGTGATGCCTGGCGTCGCCTACCGCTAACCCGACGACAGGATGACCCTCATGTCCACCGCCGAACTTTCCCGCTCCACCGCCACGTTCGTGCTGCCCGCGGCGCACATCGCCGGCCAGCCCGTGCGCACGCATTCCGACGCGGCCGGCGCGCCGATCTGCAACGCGTCGACCGGCGACACGATCGGCTGGCAGGAATTCGCGACGGCCGCGCACGTCGACGCCGCGGTGCGCGCCGCGCGCGACGCGTTCGCCGGCTGGCGCGATACGCCGCCCGCCGAGCGCGGCCGTATTCTTGCGACGATCGCCGAGCGCGTCGAAGCCGAACGCGACCGCCTCGCCGCGCTGCAGATGCAAGTGAGCGGCAAGCCGCCGTTCGAAGCCGAAGCCGACGTCGGCGACGTCGCCGCGACGTTCGCGTACTACGCGAAGCTGTGCGAAGACCCGGCGCTGTTCGCGGCCGAAACCGTCGCGCTGCCGAGCGACGCCGTCACGGCCGAACGCTTCCACGACGCGGTCGGCGTCGCCGCGCTCGTGATGCCGTGGAACTTCCCGATGGTCACGACCGCGTGGAAGCTCGCGCCCGCGCTCGCGGCCGGCTGCGCGGTCGTGCTGAAGCCGTCCGAACTCACGTCGCCGACCGAGCACGCGCTACTCGACATCGTCGAGCAAGCTGGCGTGCCGGCGGGCGTCGTCAACGTCGTGAACGGCGGCGCCGACGTCGGCGCGGCGCTCACCGCACATCCGCTGATCGACAAGATCTCGTTTACCGGCAGCACGGCGGCCGGCCGCAAAGTGATGCAGGCCGCGGCCGAGGACATGAAGCGCGTGACGCTCGAACTCGGCGGCAAGTCGTCGCTGATCGTGCGCGACGACGCCGATCTCGACGTCGCGGTATCGCTCGCGGTCGCGGGCGCGTTCACGAACGCGGGCCAGATGTGCTCGGCCACCGCGCGCATCCTCGTGCACGACAGCGTGTACCGCAGCTTCATGGCCGCGTTCGAGACGGCCGTGCGCGCGCTCGTCGTCGCGCCGCCGGCCGCGGAGCAGGTCGCGATGGGGCCGCTGATCTCGGCCGCGCATCGTGCGCGCGTCGGAGCGATGCTCGAGCACGGCATCGATGCGGGCGCACGCGTCGCGTTCAACGGCCGGGTCGCGGATGCCGGCGGCGCCGGCTTCTTCATGGCGCCCGTCGTGATCGCCGAACCGGCCGCCGACAACCCGCTATGGACCGATGAAGTGTTCGGCCCCGTCGCATGCGTGAAGTCGTTCCGCACCGACGACGAAGCGATCGCGCTCGCGAACGACACGCGCTACGGGCTTGTCGCGACCGTCGTGACGCGCGACGCGGGCATCGCGAAGCAGTTCCAGCAACGCGTACGCGCGGGGCTCGTATGGATCAATGCGCCGCAGCTCATCTATCCGCACGTGTGCTGGGGCGGCTTCGGGCTCAGCGGGATCGGCCGCGAGCTCGGCGTCGCGGGGCTGCGCAGCTATCAGGAACTGCGCCACGCGATGCGCGCGATCGACTGACCAGTGCGGCCGTTCAGGCCGTTGGCGACGCCGTCACTGTCGATGTGCCGACGCTTCCGCCTCGGTATCGTGATACTCGGCAAACGCCGTGATCTTGCCGTTCTCGATCGTGATCAGATGCACCCACTCGTCCTCGTACGTGCGTCCGGTCGAGTGGACATACCAGCGTTGTGCGCCGACCACGACGACCCGGCTGCCGCTGGCGATGAACTCGCGCGGCTCGAACCGTTCCGCGGTCTGCGCCGACGCAAGCGCCGCGAAGAACGCCGCGACCTCCTGGGGCCCATGTCTTCTGCCGGCGAACGGAATGAAGCCGGTCGGCCCTGGTATGAACCAGTCGACGCTTTCGGAGAGCGTCTGCAGGATGCCGTCGATATCGGCCCTGCCGAATGCCGCGTACGCCTGCTGCACCAGTTGAACGTTGCCTTGCTCGGTCATCATGCCCTCCCGTCATCGCCGGTTCGCAGCGTTGCGGCGCGAAGCGCGGGCTGCAGTCAATTCAGCATAGTCGAACCGCAGCGCGACACACTTAGGGTTGGCGAGCAATCGAACGGCGCCGATTTGATATGAGCAATCCGGGACGCCACTATCCTGTCGCCACGATGACATGCGCCTGAATCTTGCCGGCCACCGGCCCGTCGCCAAGGTGGGCGGAAACTGCCTCTGTCGCCCGGTCCGTAGCGAGCTGAAGCAAGCCGGCATCGCGCGCATCGATTTCGTTGCGCAGCGCCGTTCGTCTATTCGTAGAAGGCAAGGACTCGATAACTGGAACCCAAACGTCCAGTCTGGCCGCCATTACGTCGCGCGCGGTCGAAACACCCGGAATGGCCACGCGTGGTGACGGTGGCATCTACGTCCGAGTAGACAGCGGTGTCCGGTCCTGGATCAATACACAACTGAAACCCGTCGCTGTCGGAACGCGCTAGTCGCCGCATTGGTCCCCCGCTACCTCGATTCACGCGTCGCTCGTCGCCAACCTTCTCATTCACCACAACGACTCCTGTCAGGCATCAATCGACTGCGCCATCGATATATCCCATAGAATATATCGACATCTGCACCACCGGAGACACGCCATGCCCCGCACGCCGACGGACCGCGCACTGCTGCGCGCCGCACGCGACCAGACGCCGGCACTGACTTGCAAGATCAGCGCGCTCAGGCCGTTGCCGAGCGACGGGCGCGCGCAGCAGGTCACGGACGTCGTCGATGCGTTCCGGCGCCTGCGCGGCAGCGTCGCGCGCTTCATCCGGCTATTCTCGGCCGCCACGGACGAAACGCTGTCCGCGATGAGCCTGCGCGAATTGCTGGCGGCGCTCGAACGCGACGCGCGCGCCGCGCGCTTCACGCGCCTGCCCGAACTCGAACATGCAATCGGTCAGGCGCACGGCCTCGAACGCACGCGCGACGACGTGTTTTCCGATTCGTTCAGCAACGATCCGGCCGCGATGCGCGACGCGGTCACCGCGCTGGAGCGCGTCGACGTGATGCTGGTCGGACTGTGCGTCGAGTACGTGATGGCGTGCCACGCGCCGGCATCGCTCGCGGTTTCGACCGCAACGCCGGCCCTGGCCGCACTGTCGCGCACCGACCGTTCGACCGCACTCTGCTGACGCGCCACCCCGCATTTCTCCGCGATTTCTCCGGAATTTCACCCGTTATATTCCGTGGTATATTTCGCGAATCTTTCGCGCATCCGTCCCCGGTCCGACAGGGCCGGACAGAGGTCAACATGCACGCTCCGCCCTTTCGCCTTGCCCGCACGGCGGGCCTCCCGTCGTCCGGCGGCCACCCGGCCGCGGCAACCGGCGCGCGAGTCGACGCGTGCTGTGCGCCGTCCCGTGCGCAACAGGTCGAGCTGAAGCGCCGCGCGCGCCTGTCCGAACTCGATGCAAACCTGCACTGCTCGATCATCGGCACCTGCCTGACCACGCACGAACTGCGCCGGCTCGTGCCGAAATTCACCGATCTCGACCGGCAGCGCGCCACCGACCTCGAAATCCATCACGCGGCCGTCGAGCTCGCAATCGACGGCGCGGCCGGCGCCAAGGCGTTGCACAAGGCGCTCGACGAACGCTATGCCGGTGCGATACGCGCGTTCGACAGCGCGAAGGATGCGGACGAACTCCTCGCACGCTGGAAGGAAGCGCTCACGAGCGGCGACATTCCGCCCGCGTACTGGGCGCTGATGACGCATCCGCGCACGACGATGGGCGTGCGCCAGGCCGCGTTCGGCGACCTGCACATGCTGTCGCACCTGGTCGGCGCGGCCAATCGCGCCGACATCCGGCGGCTGGTCGCGCTGGAGGAAGAGAATGCGGCGCTGCACGCGAAGATCGAACGGCAGCAGGCGCGCCTGCACGAGATGAGCACGCAGCGCGACACGGTGCTGAAGGAACTGGATGCGATCAACGCGCGCCAGAACGCGCAGCCGCTGGCTGCCGAATCCGTATTGCGCGACGAAGTGCAGGAGCTGCGCGAAGCGCTGGCCGCGCGCGACGAACGGCTCGCGCTGCATACGAGCCGCCGCGAGGCGGCCGAACAGCGGATCGCCGCGGAACAGGCGAGCGCCCGCGCGATGCGCGCGCGGCTCGACGACCTGATGGCGATGGTGAAGACGCTGCGCGCCGAAGCGAGCGCGATCGAGCAGGCGGTGCAGGCGTCGACGGACGATCCGGCCGAACAGACGGTGGACACGCTGTCGATGCTTCGGCACACGCGCCTCGTCTATGTCGGCGGGCGGCCCGGGTCGAACCGCGCGATCCGGCGGATCGTCGAGACTGCGGGCGGCGAGATGACGATGCACGACGGCGGCATCGAGGATCGCAAGGGTCTGCTGGCCGCGGCGTTACCGGGCGCGCACCTGGTCGTGTTTCCGGTCGACTGCATCGACCACGATTCGATGAACCTGCTCAAGCGCATCTGCGAACGCAATCACATCGCGTACTACCCGCTGCGGACCGCCAGCGTCGCCAGCTTCGTCGAACTGATCGGGCGGCTCGATGCGCAAGCGCGCGATGTCATCGCGCCGGACGCCGCCGCAGGCGACACGCCGCGCTTTTGCCTGCGGCACGGCTAGGGCCTGTTCCCGCGAATGACTGGCTCGCGCTGGCCCCACGCATGATTTTTCCAAACAGCGGAACGTGCCCTGAGCAGGCGTCAACCTGAAGAAGCCTTCAGCGGCGCACCATTTTCGTGAGCGCGGCGATCTCGTCCGCGCAAGCCGCGTACGCGCGCTCCTCGATCCCGCGATAGAGGCGGATGATCTCCTCGCCGACCGGCGTCAGCACGCTGCCGCCGCCACTCTGCCCGCCGTGCTCGGACACCGTCGCCGGCGATTTCAGCGAGCGGTTCAGCTCATCCATCAGCAGCCACGCGCGCCGGTACGACATCTTCAAACTGCGCGCCGCCGCCGAAATCGAACCGTGCTCGCGCACGGCCTCCAGCAGCGCGACCTTGCCCGGGCCGAGCGCGATCGTATCGGCCTGCTGGATGCGCATCCTGAACCGCACCTCTGGCTTGGGGTGTGCCGAAGTCTTCATGTTGTTTGCCGTTAGAACGATGCGGGCAAGCATACACGATGGCCGGCGCGGCAAACGCCGGCAGCACACGCGCCGCGCCCGGATCTCGAGCACGCGCGCGACGATGCCGGCCAGCCGCTTCACGGGCGCGCCACCGGGCGCCTCGCCTACACGAGCAGGTCTTCGTGGAACGCGCCGAACGGCCGCGTCGGATGCGCGATCTGGATCTCGAGGATCCACAGGCCGGCGGCCGGCGCACCGTCGAAATCGCCGAGATTGCCGGCCTTGTAGATCGCGTGCGGGAAATCGCTGACGCGATGCCCCTTGATGTCGACGTTCAGCCGGAAGCCGTGCGCGTCGGCGCGTTGCGCCGCGAATTCGTACAGCGAGATACCCGCGCATCCGGTGGTCCGCCAGTGATGCTCGACTTCGCCGTAGATGATGCGCGCCGCGCGCGCACAGGCATGCATGTCCGGATCGTCGCCGCACACGAACGTCGCGCCCGCGTCGCCCTCGTGCTTCGCCCAGACGGCGCCGAGGTCGATGAAGAAGATGTCGTCGTCGGCGAGGACGGGGTCCGCCACCGAACGCTCCTTGAACGTGCGCAGCGTGTTTTCCCCGAAGCGGACGAGAATCGGATGCCAGATCCGGTCCATCCCGAGATCCTTGAGCACGCTCAGCCCCAGCGCGTTGGCCTCCGATTCGCGCGTGCCGGGGCGGATGCCCGCGGCGATCGCGTCGACAGCCTGCCACGTCATGGTTCTTGCATGCTGCATCGCGTCGAGCGAAAAGGCCTCGCCGACGGCTTCGCGTTGCGTCGAATTCAAAATGGTGCTCCCGTGCTGGTGAAGGTGGGGTGATGGGGTCGATCGTCGCTTCGATATGCGCCGGTAAATATATCGCTTTCCGGGCCGGCGCGTTGCCCACGCGTTCCGTCATCCACAGCGAAACGAGCGCTCCGATGGCGCGCCCGCTGTCGTGCCGGTACCGGTTCCGGACGTCGCGACGGGCGCTGCGCGCGTCGGCAACGCCCGTCCGCCCGGTCGATCAAAACTTGTGACGCAGGCCGATCCGCGTGACGAACTGCGTGTTCGCGCCCGCGCTGCCGATGAACGACGGCGACGAGCCGATCTCGGCCCGCACCGGCACCGCGCGACCGTTGATCGTGTTGCTGCCCGACGCCTTCCGGCAGGCCGCGCTCACGTACACGTCCGTGCGCTTCGACAGCGCAAACACGATGCATGGCGCCGCCGTCAAATAGATGACAGCACCGGGCCGACATCGAAATCCAGCATAATCCGGCGGTTGAACCAGCGCCGCAGCCGGCGCGCGAACGGCGCACACGTTTGCGGCGTCGTCCGGTTCACGGCTTGCCCGCGTTCGGCAACCGTGGATACAGCCGGTCCGTGCCGGTTTCGCGCGCGACAAATCATGCAGGTGCAAAAAGACGAACGAGGAACGGACGCGATCCGGTGCGCATCATGGCGCCGACGATCGCGTCATGCACAAGACCACACCATCCCGCCGACGACAGGACACCGACACATGGACCGAACCGAGCACATCAGCATCGAACCGGCGAGCGGGCTTCCCGCCGACGAACTGGAACGATGCGACTTCTCGTTCGACATCGCATGGGAGCTGAATCCGCCATATCAGGACTTGCTCGATCTTCGCGCGCTGCCGGTACGGCGCAAGGACTACGGCTTCGATCCGGCCGGCTGGGCAAACCAATCATCTGGCAAAACGGCGCTCTTTCGCGCGACGGCCGGCGGGCGGCTAGCCGGATTCGTGGCAATCGCGGAGAGCTGGAACGGGATGGCCGAAATCGCAGAGCTGGCCGTCGACCGCCATTGCCGGCGCCAGGGGATCGGGCAGTTCCTGCTGGCGGCAGCAGAAGCATGGGCGCGCAACCAGGGGTTCGGCTTCATGCGGCTGGAAACGCAGGCGAACAATGTCGCGGCCTGCAGCACGTATGCTCGCACGGGCTTCGTGCTCGGCGGCCACGATCGCTTGCTGTACGCGGATGGCGACAACGACGGGGACGTCGCGCTGTTCTGGTACAAGGACCTGCGCGACGGGCAGACCGCACGAAGCCGCACGGTCGACCCGGAATCGGTGCGGCCGGTGCGCTGACGCAGCGTCGCCCAACGCGTCATTGCTGCATCACTTCCGCGTCGCCACGATGAACAGGCGCGGGAACGGCAGCAGCACGGTGCCGTCGGCAAGTGCCGGATAGCCGTTCGGGCCGGCGAGCGCGTCGCGATAGCGCGCGAGGAACGCACGCTGTTCGTCGTCATCGAGCGCCGCGAGGAACGGCCGCAACGCACTGCCCTTGAACCATTCGACGACCGCGTCCGCGCCGCCGCGCAGCGGGTGGTAGTAGGTCGTGCGCCACACGTCCACGCGCGAACACAGTGGCGACAGCAGCGCGTAGTAATAGCGCGCGTCGAACCGTTCGGTGCGCGCCGCGCCTTTCAGCTTGTCCGCCCACGCCCCGGCCGCGGCGACTTCGCGCATCAGCCGGTGCGCCGGTTCGTCGAGGTTGTTGGGCATCTGCACGGCGAGGTGGCCGCCCGGCGCGAGCCGACCGACGAGCGTCGGAAACAGCGTGTCGTGCGCGGGCACCCATTGCAGCACCGCGTTCGACAGGATCAGGTCATAGCCGCCCGGATCGTCCCACGTGGCCACATCCGCGATATCGAAACGCAACGCCGGCAGGCGCTTGCGCGCGGCCTCGATCATGTCCGCCGACGCATCGATCCCGTGGATCGTCGCGTCGGGTGCGCGTGCGATCAGCGCTTCGGTCGAATTGCCGGGCCCGCAGCCGATATCGACCGCCGTGCGGATCGGCGTGCGCGGCACCGCGGCCAGCAGGTCGCGCACCGGCCGCGTGCGTTCGTCCTCGAATTGCACATACTGGTTCGCGTATTGATCGAGTGGGGTCGTCACGATGGTTCTCCTGGTCGGCATGGGCGGCGTCGCCGCATCCGGGCGCGGGATGCATGCGGCCGCCGATGCAGCGCATTCTGCGACCGACGCCGCACTTCAGTAAAATGAATTTAATATCGTGATTGATTCAAATTTCTGATGAAGATCGATACGCTCGGTGTCCAGGCTTTCGTCGCGATCGCCGACGGCGGCAGCTTCCGGCAGGCGGCCGACACGCTGCATGTGACGCAGACGGCGATCACGCAACGGCTGCGCAAGCTCGAGTCGTTTCTCGGCGTCGCGCTGGTCGAACGCACGACGCGCCGCACCACGCTGACCGAGATCGGCCGGCGCTTCCTGCCGCAGGCACGGCGGCTGCTGAACGAGCTGTCCGACGCGCTGACCGAAATCCGCGAGACGGGCCTGAGCCAGCGCGGCGACGTCACGATCGCGTGCGTGCCGACGGTCGGCGTGCAATACCTGCCGCGCATCCTGCGCGCGTTCTCCGGGCACCGGCCGCACGATCGGGTGAAGATCCTCGATCACGCGTCGGCGTCGGTGCTGCAGGCCGTGCTGCGCCGCGAAGCCGAATTCGGCATCAGCATCGCCGGCGACCAGCACCCCGAACTCGTCAGCGTGCCGCTCACGAACGACCCGTATGTGCTCGTCTGCCGCGACGATCATCCGCTCGCGAAGCGGCGACGCATCCGCTGGGCGGCGCTGCAGCCGCATCCGCTGATCTTCGCCGGCGAAGTGAGCGGCAATCGTGGGCTGCTCGAAGGTGCGCTGAAAACCAGTGGCGTATCGCTGCATTCGTTCTACGAGGTGCAGCGCAGTTCGACCGCGCTCGGGCTCGTCGCGGAAGGGCTCGGCGCCGCCGTGGTGCCGAAGCTCGCGATCCAGAAGAACGCGTATCCGATGATCCGCATGATCGAACTCGTCGAGCCGTCGGTGTCGCGCACGCTCGTGCTCGTCACGCGCAAGAGCGCGCAACTGTCGCCTGCCGCGCGGGCGCTCTACGACATGATCGTCGAGCGCGCGACGCCGGGGCGGTGATGCGCGAGCGGTACGGGTATTGCGCGTGCCGTCATCCAGAGCCTGAAGCTTGGTTCGCAGTACTCCACAAGCCATACGCGGCCACGAAGTGCCATGACGTCCTTGTCGAGCCATCGTATGACCCTTTGAGGTAACGGGAGGCGTAGCGCGACGGCACCTTACCTGACGTCCACTTTGATCAAGGATTCGTACCCATGGCGACAAACGCTCTACTCCAATATCTGAAACTCGTCCTATCCACCGCCGATCTCATCGCCGATCATTCGACCCTGTCGGTCGAACACATTGCGGACTGGATCAATCTTGATCGCGACTACCCGACGCCAAAGCTCAACGTTCGCGCGCTGATCACACACCCGACGATGTATCGAAAGTGGCCAGAAGGTGCTCAACGAACGTCCTCACCTTGGCCGGCAAGTGACGACGGCTCGGGTAAACAATGCCGACAGCGGGAGCAGGAGACGAATATCCAGTCAACACTGACTTCAACTCCCCGTTTTGAAGCTCCGACTCAATCAATGCCGGCGGAACAAAGCCGACCCCAGTTCCAGCCAGAATCATCTGCACAAGAAAATCCACGTTATTGACCACCAGAACTGGTTTGCAATCCAACCTCACTGTACCGCCATGGCCGGTGATTTTCAGTCCGGGCCCACTGGCATGCAAACCAGATGCCTTGATATACGAATGGCCTATCAGTTGCTCAGGATGCAGCGGCTCGCCACATCGCTCTAGGTATGCTGGCGATGCGCAAGCGATTAATGGGTCATCACAGATAGGGCGCGCGATGAAGCTCATATTCGACAACGTCGACAGATCGATAATACCGACATCGTATCCGTCGCGGACAATGTCGAACGGGCGATCTAGAAGGATTAGAGAGATCGATACGTCGGGGTATGTGTTGTGATAGCCGTACAAACACGAGGTAAGGTACCGAAGCGAGAAGAAAGACGAAACCGCAACGCGCAATGTCCCAATCGGTTTCAGTGACGACTCCGATATGGAGCGCTCAAGTTCGTCTAGCTTCGCTAGAATGTTCCGCATTCTCGCATAGTAGGTCCGTCCGAATTCCGTAACCGACACACTTCGCGTCTTGCGAACAAGCAGTTGTGCTCCTATTTGCTTTTCGAGCCAAACCACATGGCGGCTGATCGCCACATCAGAGACGCCCAATCGGTTAGCGACCCGCACAAAACTCTCGTCTTCCACGACCTGCAAGAAGAAACGTACGGATTGAATTTTGTCCATCTTGCATCTGATCCACTTAGGTTTCCCGGACCAGGTATAGAGCGAGTTTTCCGTCGTTTCG
It encodes:
- a CDS encoding GNAT family N-acetyltransferase — encoded protein: MDRTEHISIEPASGLPADELERCDFSFDIAWELNPPYQDLLDLRALPVRRKDYGFDPAGWANQSSGKTALFRATAGGRLAGFVAIAESWNGMAEIAELAVDRHCRRQGIGQFLLAAAEAWARNQGFGFMRLETQANNVAACSTYARTGFVLGGHDRLLYADGDNDGDVALFWYKDLRDGQTARSRTVDPESVRPVR
- a CDS encoding LysR family transcriptional regulator, encoding MDKIQSVRFFLQVVEDESFVRVANRLGVSDVAISRHVVWLEKQIGAQLLVRKTRSVSVTEFGRTYYARMRNILAKLDELERSISESSLKPIGTLRVAVSSFFSLRYLTSCLYGYHNTYPDVSISLILLDRPFDIVRDGYDVGIIDLSTLSNMSFIARPICDDPLIACASPAYLERCGEPLHPEQLIGHSYIKASGLHASGPGLKITGHGGTVRLDCKPVLVVNNVDFLVQMILAGTGVGFVPPALIESELQNGELKSVLTGYSSPAPAVGIVYPSRRHLPAKVRTFVEHLLATFDTSSGV
- a CDS encoding aldehyde dehydrogenase family protein, giving the protein MSTAELSRSTATFVLPAAHIAGQPVRTHSDAAGAPICNASTGDTIGWQEFATAAHVDAAVRAARDAFAGWRDTPPAERGRILATIAERVEAERDRLAALQMQVSGKPPFEAEADVGDVAATFAYYAKLCEDPALFAAETVALPSDAVTAERFHDAVGVAALVMPWNFPMVTTAWKLAPALAAGCAVVLKPSELTSPTEHALLDIVEQAGVPAGVVNVVNGGADVGAALTAHPLIDKISFTGSTAAGRKVMQAAAEDMKRVTLELGGKSSLIVRDDADLDVAVSLAVAGAFTNAGQMCSATARILVHDSVYRSFMAAFETAVRALVVAPPAAEQVAMGPLISAAHRARVGAMLEHGIDAGARVAFNGRVADAGGAGFFMAPVVIAEPAADNPLWTDEVFGPVACVKSFRTDDEAIALANDTRYGLVATVVTRDAGIAKQFQQRVRAGLVWINAPQLIYPHVCWGGFGLSGIGRELGVAGLRSYQELRHAMRAID
- a CDS encoding winged helix-turn-helix domain-containing protein — translated: MRIQQADTIALGPGKVALLEAVREHGSISAAARSLKMSYRRAWLLMDELNRSLKSPATVSEHGGQSGGGSVLTPVGEEIIRLYRGIEERAYAACADEIAALTKMVRR
- a CDS encoding M24 family metallopeptidase, translating into MNSTQREAVGEAFSLDAMQHARTMTWQAVDAIAAGIRPGTRESEANALGLSVLKDLGMDRIWHPILVRFGENTLRTFKERSVADPVLADDDIFFIDLGAVWAKHEGDAGATFVCGDDPDMHACARAARIIYGEVEHHWRTTGCAGISLYEFAAQRADAHGFRLNVDIKGHRVSDFPHAIYKAGNLGDFDGAPAAGLWILEIQIAHPTRPFGAFHEDLLV
- the speB gene encoding agmatinase; translated protein: MPRELNQPMGGNEMPRFGGIATMMRLPQAATTDGLDVCFVGVPLDLGTSNRSGSRFGPRQIRTESVLLRPYNMATRAAPFDSLQVADIGDVATNPYDLKDSVRRIEEAYDEIVANGCRPITLGGDHTIAWPILRALHRKYGKVAVVHVDAHADVNDTMFGEKIAHGTPFRRAVEDGLLQCDKVTQIGLRGTGYHADDFDWCREQGFTVVQAEECWNKSLAPLMAQVRERVGDTPVYLSFDIDGLDPSFAPGTGTPEIGGLTVQQGLEIVRGMKGLNIVGADLVEVAPPYDPTGTTALTGANLAFEMLCVMPGVAYR
- a CDS encoding LysR family transcriptional regulator, with amino-acid sequence MKIDTLGVQAFVAIADGGSFRQAADTLHVTQTAITQRLRKLESFLGVALVERTTRRTTLTEIGRRFLPQARRLLNELSDALTEIRETGLSQRGDVTIACVPTVGVQYLPRILRAFSGHRPHDRVKILDHASASVLQAVLRREAEFGISIAGDQHPELVSVPLTNDPYVLVCRDDHPLAKRRRIRWAALQPHPLIFAGEVSGNRGLLEGALKTSGVSLHSFYEVQRSSTALGLVAEGLGAAVVPKLAIQKNAYPMIRMIELVEPSVSRTLVLVTRKSAQLSPAARALYDMIVERATPGR
- the tam gene encoding trans-aconitate 2-methyltransferase, which gives rise to MTTPLDQYANQYVQFEDERTRPVRDLLAAVPRTPIRTAVDIGCGPGNSTEALIARAPDATIHGIDASADMIEAARKRLPALRFDIADVATWDDPGGYDLILSNAVLQWVPAHDTLFPTLVGRLAPGGHLAVQMPNNLDEPAHRLMREVAAAGAWADKLKGAARTERFDARYYYALLSPLCSRVDVWRTTYYHPLRGGADAVVEWFKGSALRPFLAALDDDEQRAFLARYRDALAGPNGYPALADGTVLLPFPRLFIVATRK
- a CDS encoding DUF2325 domain-containing protein; amino-acid sequence: MHAPPFRLARTAGLPSSGGHPAAATGARVDACCAPSRAQQVELKRRARLSELDANLHCSIIGTCLTTHELRRLVPKFTDLDRQRATDLEIHHAAVELAIDGAAGAKALHKALDERYAGAIRAFDSAKDADELLARWKEALTSGDIPPAYWALMTHPRTTMGVRQAAFGDLHMLSHLVGAANRADIRRLVALEEENAALHAKIERQQARLHEMSTQRDTVLKELDAINARQNAQPLAAESVLRDEVQELREALAARDERLALHTSRREAAEQRIAAEQASARAMRARLDDLMAMVKTLRAEASAIEQAVQASTDDPAEQTVDTLSMLRHTRLVYVGGRPGSNRAIRRIVETAGGEMTMHDGGIEDRKGLLAAALPGAHLVVFPVDCIDHDSMNLLKRICERNHIAYYPLRTASVASFVELIGRLDAQARDVIAPDAAAGDTPRFCLRHG
- a CDS encoding nuclear transport factor 2 family protein, giving the protein MTEQGNVQLVQQAYAAFGRADIDGILQTLSESVDWFIPGPTGFIPFAGRRHGPQEVAAFFAALASAQTAERFEPREFIASGSRVVVVGAQRWYVHSTGRTYEDEWVHLITIENGKITAFAEYHDTEAEASAHRQ